A genomic window from Nicotiana sylvestris chromosome 11, ASM39365v2, whole genome shotgun sequence includes:
- the LOC138881063 gene encoding uncharacterized protein, with protein MAQALANHLAENPVDGEYEPLKTYFPHEEVSFVSEDISETYDGWRMFFDGAANLKGVGIGAILVSETNQHYPVYTKLRFPCTNNVAEFEACILGLGLAIDMNVRELLVIGYSDLLVHQHVPRIQNEFTDALATLSSMIQHPEKNFIDPILIEIRKYPAYCVHVEEEFDGNPSFHDIKEYLAKGEYPENAMLTQKRTLQRLANHFFQRGRILY; from the exons ATGGCGCAAGCATTAGCCAATCACTTGGCAGAGAACCCCGTAGACGGCGAATACGAACCATTGAAGACATATTTTCCTCACGAAGAAGTGTCGTTTGTAAGTGAGGATATCTCCGAAacctacgacggttggaggatgttttttGACGGAGCAGCAAACTTGAAGGGAGTAGGCATTGGGGCTATCTTGGTATCAGAAACCAACCAACATTATCCTGTATACACAAAGCTCAGGTTCCCATGTACCAACAATGTAGCGGAGTTTGAGGCCTGCATATTGGGACTCGggttggccattgacatgaatgttcgGGAGTTGCTAGTAATCGGATATTCTGATTTATTGGTACACCAG CATGTTCCAAGGATCCAGAATGAGTTCAcggatgcattggctaccttgtcttccatgatacaacatccagagaagaatttcattgatcctatcctaATAGAGATTCGTAAGTATCCAGCTTATTGTGTTCATGTTGAAGAAGAGTTTGACGGAAATCCAtcgttccacgatatcaaggaatatttggcgaaaggagaatacccagaaaaTGCCATGCtcactcagaagcgcacacttcaaAGATTGGCCAACCATTTCTTTCAGAGGGGAAGAATTTTGTATTGA